Proteins from a genomic interval of Bdellovibrionales bacterium:
- a CDS encoding helix-turn-helix transcriptional regulator — protein sequence MKELGEFIKRKRKQAKLTQPELAERAGVGLRFIRELESNKPTLRLDKVEQVLKLFGHTVGPIPIKREVE from the coding sequence ATGAAGGAATTAGGTGAATTCATTAAAAGAAAGCGCAAGCAGGCAAAGCTGACTCAACCAGAATTAGCTGAAAGGGCTGGGGTTGGTCTCAGATTCATTCGTGAGCTTGAAAGTAATAAGCCCACACTTCGCTTGGATAAAGTTGAGCAGGTTCTAAAACTTTTTGGTCACACAGTGGGTCCAATCCCTATCAAGAGAGAGGTTGAATAG
- a CDS encoding HipA N-terminal domain-containing protein: MVADHRRGKVFVEKNFAGIIEQKEGFYSFTYDENYLMSTDPKPVSLTLPLRKEPYEQKTMIAFFDGLIPEGWLLNIITDNWKINPRDRMGLLLLACKDCIGDVSVIDDAHRDVDEDSE; the protein is encoded by the coding sequence ATAGTGGCAGATCATAGGCGAGGGAAAGTTTTTGTAGAAAAGAACTTTGCTGGAATTATCGAGCAAAAAGAGGGATTTTACTCCTTCACCTATGACGAAAACTACTTAATGTCCACAGATCCAAAACCTGTGAGCCTTACGCTGCCTCTACGCAAGGAACCATATGAGCAAAAAACGATGATTGCATTTTTTGACGGACTGATACCAGAGGGTTGGTTACTCAATATTATAACTGATAATTGGAAAATTAATCCTCGTGATCGAATGGGGCTGCTATTGCTTGCATGTAAAGACTGTATTGGTGATGTGAGTGTGATTGATGATGCTCATCGTGATGTTGACGAGGACTCAGAATGA
- a CDS encoding HipA domain-containing protein, which translates to MSKCLGCYQLFKDALYDGDYHHSCSKKLFGTENPPTVDFGDSDLETLAKKSISQHLGITGVQPKISLQIGKKENDPNHRLMIVDLWGNFILKPPTHQFPDMSVVEDATMRMAEFVGLVTAKHGLIRLKSGELAYVARRFDRPKKGKKVAVEDFCQLSELLTESKYDTSTEKAGAIILKYSSQPGLDAVTFFDLNLFCFLTGNADMHLKNFSLMRNESSEMVLSPAYDLLSTRLLMAEDKEEMALTVNGKKARIKRHDFAALGKNLQIPEKAVDNSFARLLKHIPKMKDVVKNSFLSAELQKCFNELIDERAKVLKPNS; encoded by the coding sequence ATGAGCAAGTGCTTGGGATGCTATCAGCTATTTAAAGACGCCCTTTATGATGGTGATTATCATCATTCCTGCAGTAAAAAATTATTTGGCACTGAAAACCCTCCTACTGTTGATTTTGGAGATAGCGACCTTGAAACCTTAGCAAAAAAATCTATTAGCCAACATCTTGGGATCACAGGTGTTCAGCCTAAAATTTCACTTCAAATAGGTAAAAAGGAAAATGACCCAAATCATCGCCTGATGATAGTCGATTTATGGGGAAACTTTATATTGAAGCCACCCACCCACCAATTTCCAGATATGTCGGTAGTGGAAGATGCTACGATGCGCATGGCAGAGTTTGTAGGCTTAGTAACTGCAAAACATGGTCTTATTCGATTGAAATCGGGAGAGCTTGCCTACGTTGCAAGGCGCTTTGATCGACCCAAAAAAGGAAAGAAAGTTGCCGTTGAAGATTTTTGTCAACTGAGCGAGCTATTAACGGAATCGAAGTACGATACATCTACAGAAAAGGCTGGGGCAATCATTCTAAAATACTCTTCGCAGCCAGGTTTAGATGCTGTGACTTTTTTTGATCTCAATCTTTTCTGTTTTTTGACTGGCAATGCAGACATGCATTTAAAAAACTTCTCGTTGATGCGAAATGAATCATCAGAAATGGTGCTGTCTCCAGCATATGACTTGCTTTCAACTCGACTATTGATGGCTGAGGATAAAGAAGAAATGGCGCTCACCGTAAATGGGAAAAAGGCCAGGATTAAAAGACACGACTTTGCGGCACTTGGCAAAAATTTGCAGATTCCAGAGAAAGCTGTTGATAATAGTTTTGCGCGACTTTTGAAGCATATCCCTAAAATGAAGGATGTCGTTAAAAATAGTTTTTTATCTGCTGAGCTACAAAAGTGCTTTAATGAGTTAATAGATGAGCGAGCAAAGGTATTGAAGCCAAATAGCTAG
- a CDS encoding cysteine desulfurase encodes MSYGQFSLKSENRIYLDHNATAPLAQDLPGQVQEWLKEWGNPSSIHFQGRGPKTLIREARQNLAQMLGVDSLELIMTSGGSEANNLALKGVFDAYSFSQTKGRRIIDRPRFLVSAVEHPSVRKTLDFLSQKGARVEVIPVDRNGCLDMEAYAGLLDDQVALVSVMYASNETGHIFPINKMAKMAHEHGALFHCDAVQALGKVPLNLRKLEVDLASFSGHKFYSLKGSGILYSRKGIFLESQIHGGGQERGRRAGTENVLASAALGWMCQFQNQIETRAGEMKKLRDYIEARLIDEISDLRVLGQKAKRLPNTTCALISGVDGETLLMNLDIMGVSVSTGAACSSGNTEPSPTLLAMGLNREEAQSSLRISMGWGTTQDELDKFIVILKETVLRLRGLRNDRLREKYV; translated from the coding sequence ATGAGTTATGGGCAGTTCAGTCTAAAGAGCGAGAACCGAATCTACTTGGATCACAATGCGACGGCTCCGCTTGCGCAGGACCTTCCTGGCCAGGTTCAGGAGTGGTTAAAGGAATGGGGCAATCCCTCTTCGATTCATTTTCAGGGCAGGGGTCCGAAGACCTTGATACGCGAAGCCCGTCAGAACCTCGCTCAAATGCTGGGAGTGGATTCCCTCGAACTGATTATGACAAGTGGGGGCAGTGAGGCCAATAATTTGGCCCTAAAGGGCGTCTTTGATGCCTATTCTTTTTCACAGACCAAAGGGCGGAGGATAATTGATCGTCCAAGGTTCTTAGTGAGTGCAGTTGAGCATCCGAGCGTTCGCAAGACCCTTGATTTTTTGTCTCAAAAAGGGGCACGAGTTGAAGTTATTCCAGTCGATCGCAATGGGTGTTTGGATATGGAAGCCTACGCAGGCTTGCTCGATGATCAGGTTGCCTTGGTTTCGGTCATGTATGCGAGCAATGAGACAGGACATATTTTTCCGATAAATAAAATGGCGAAAATGGCTCACGAACATGGAGCACTCTTTCATTGTGATGCCGTTCAGGCATTGGGTAAAGTGCCTCTCAATTTGCGTAAACTTGAAGTAGATCTGGCCAGTTTTTCAGGTCATAAATTCTATTCTCTCAAAGGGAGTGGAATTCTTTATAGTCGCAAAGGTATTTTTTTGGAGAGTCAGATTCATGGCGGCGGACAGGAAAGAGGACGTCGGGCAGGCACCGAAAACGTTTTGGCCTCGGCGGCATTGGGTTGGATGTGTCAGTTCCAGAATCAGATTGAAACTCGGGCGGGCGAGATGAAAAAGCTTCGCGACTATATTGAAGCGAGATTGATCGATGAGATATCGGATTTAAGAGTGCTTGGTCAGAAAGCAAAGCGTCTGCCGAATACGACCTGTGCGCTGATCAGCGGCGTTGATGGGGAAACCCTTTTAATGAACTTAGATATCATGGGAGTCTCCGTATCGACAGGGGCCGCTTGCAGCTCGGGAAATACGGAACCGAGTCCCACATTGCTGGCAATGGGCTTGAATCGAGAAGAGGCTCAGAGTTCTCTACGTATCAGTATGGGTTGGGGAACAACTCAGGATGAATTAGACAAATTTATAGTTATTTTGAAAGAAACCGTGTTGCGCCTGAGGGGTCTTCGCAACGATCGATTGCGAGAGAAATATGTATAA
- the mnmA gene encoding tRNA 2-thiouridine(34) synthase MnmA — protein sequence MSGGVDSAVAAEILVSQGYDVVGVTMQVWDYSLDSCEIQEGNGTCCSSIDVDDARAVADKLGIPFYVMNCEAKFKAHVIDDFVSSYLKGRTPVPCVNCNTFLKFDHLIQKMRELDCQYLATGHYATISIGSDGRAAIFTSEDDWKDQTYFLFTLRPEILPNLIFPVGTWKKDDIRKYAEEKGLCVARKKDSTGICFVGKKGYASFIESQVSSEVLHSGELRLYPSGELLGRHEGIHQFTYGQRKGLGIAVGNPLYVVKIDAEDHTVWLGEEEHLYSSQMKVHNLSWLNQVIDGERLRVKIRFQHRGVSARIERSKEEGPDEKFLVVFDEPQRSVTPGQAAVFYRDQQLLGGGWIE from the coding sequence ATGAGCGGAGGAGTCGACTCAGCGGTGGCAGCAGAGATTTTGGTTAGTCAAGGTTATGATGTCGTTGGTGTTACGATGCAAGTGTGGGACTACTCTCTTGATAGTTGTGAAATTCAGGAGGGCAACGGCACATGCTGTTCGAGTATTGATGTGGACGACGCAAGAGCTGTTGCAGATAAATTGGGAATTCCTTTTTATGTGATGAATTGCGAAGCAAAATTTAAAGCTCATGTAATTGATGATTTTGTTAGCTCTTACCTGAAGGGACGTACTCCCGTCCCTTGTGTGAACTGCAATACATTTTTAAAATTTGACCATTTAATTCAAAAAATGAGGGAGTTGGACTGTCAGTATTTGGCAACAGGTCATTATGCGACGATTTCTATCGGGTCGGATGGGCGCGCCGCGATTTTCACGAGTGAAGATGATTGGAAGGACCAAACTTATTTTCTGTTTACCCTAAGACCAGAAATACTGCCGAATTTAATTTTTCCCGTAGGAACTTGGAAAAAGGATGATATCCGGAAGTACGCTGAAGAAAAGGGTCTTTGTGTCGCTCGAAAGAAAGATTCCACAGGTATTTGTTTTGTTGGAAAAAAGGGCTATGCGTCCTTTATTGAGAGTCAAGTTTCCTCTGAGGTCCTTCACTCGGGAGAATTACGTCTTTATCCGAGTGGTGAATTGTTAGGGCGCCATGAGGGAATTCATCAGTTTACCTATGGACAGCGAAAAGGTTTAGGAATCGCTGTCGGGAATCCACTTTATGTGGTGAAAATAGACGCTGAAGATCACACGGTTTGGCTGGGAGAAGAGGAACATCTGTATTCCTCGCAGATGAAAGTTCATAATCTGAGTTGGCTCAATCAGGTGATTGATGGTGAGAGGTTACGAGTAAAAATTCGATTTCAACATCGTGGGGTTTCTGCGCGAATCGAACGGAGCAAGGAAGAGGGGCCTGATGAGAAGTTCCTTGTGGTTTTTGATGAACCTCAAAGGTCCGTAACGCCAGGTCAGGCAGCTGTCTTTTATCGCGATCAGCAGCTGCTCGGAGGCGGTTGGATCGAATGA
- the mtaB gene encoding tRNA (N(6)-L-threonylcarbamoyladenosine(37)-C(2))-methylthiotransferase MtaB — protein MTTETRYNIHTFGCKVNTYDTGLLEARLSKVGFRIDPKDPEVYILNTCAVTGESTKEAQRWVRRIKVKNPFALVVVTGCAAQVDTDKFSSLAGVDLVIANSHKGQLDELIRKLQMGELKERVYKSNIFKKMDLEEGGGVENRHTRAFLKIQDGCNSFCTYCVIPFARGKSRSLSVDSLVRRVNELVSQGVKEIVLAGVHIGDYCDFDRMGTSYGLEGLIEQLLKNTQIERLRTSSLEPVEITDRLMDLFKDERVCPHFHMSIQSACSKTLSDMKRNYGAEAVESSLERVAREVPQVFVGMDVITGFPGESPEDFQETYDRLKILPWTKIHVFPYSERPGTYASRLPEKNTRQVILERARDLRELSWNRYAEKALSQVGTIKRVLTLKSEEGVCHGLSRDYWPVQLPELGSVLAGTEVNVQIQGFDHSQGDRKEGSLVGISVIDAFR, from the coding sequence ATGACGACGGAGACTCGCTATAACATTCACACTTTTGGATGCAAGGTAAACACTTACGATACGGGCCTTCTTGAGGCACGACTAAGTAAAGTTGGATTTCGGATCGACCCTAAGGATCCTGAGGTTTACATTCTCAATACTTGCGCTGTGACCGGAGAATCAACGAAAGAGGCCCAGCGATGGGTCCGTCGGATTAAGGTTAAAAATCCTTTTGCCCTCGTTGTGGTTACTGGCTGTGCGGCCCAGGTGGACACCGATAAATTCTCATCTTTGGCAGGAGTGGATCTCGTCATAGCTAATTCCCATAAGGGTCAGTTGGATGAGTTGATCCGCAAGCTACAAATGGGGGAGCTCAAAGAGCGCGTCTATAAATCCAATATTTTTAAGAAAATGGATCTTGAGGAGGGAGGCGGAGTCGAGAATCGTCACACCCGCGCATTTTTGAAGATACAAGATGGATGCAATTCTTTCTGTACTTATTGCGTGATTCCATTTGCGCGAGGGAAGAGTCGGAGTTTAAGTGTGGATTCTCTCGTGAGGCGAGTCAATGAACTGGTGAGCCAGGGAGTCAAAGAGATCGTTCTTGCTGGTGTGCACATTGGTGACTATTGTGATTTCGATCGGATGGGCACGTCTTATGGACTTGAGGGATTGATCGAGCAACTTCTCAAGAACACTCAAATTGAGCGATTGCGAACTTCAAGTTTGGAGCCGGTTGAAATCACAGATCGTCTCATGGATTTGTTTAAGGATGAAAGGGTGTGCCCTCATTTTCACATGTCGATCCAAAGTGCTTGCAGCAAGACTCTATCAGATATGAAACGCAACTATGGGGCCGAGGCTGTTGAATCAAGTCTTGAGCGCGTCGCTCGGGAAGTACCTCAGGTATTTGTTGGAATGGACGTGATCACGGGCTTTCCCGGCGAAAGCCCTGAGGATTTTCAAGAGACCTATGATCGCCTCAAAATCTTGCCTTGGACGAAGATCCACGTTTTCCCTTACAGTGAGAGGCCGGGAACCTACGCGAGCCGTTTACCAGAAAAAAACACCCGGCAAGTCATATTGGAAAGAGCCCGAGATTTGAGGGAACTGAGCTGGAATCGCTATGCTGAAAAGGCTCTGAGCCAGGTTGGCACGATCAAGCGTGTCCTTACCTTGAAGAGTGAGGAGGGGGTCTGCCACGGTCTGAGCCGTGATTATTGGCCCGTTCAGCTGCCTGAGCTGGGGTCAGTTTTGGCGGGAACTGAGGTAAATGTTCAGATTCAGGGATTTGACCATTCCCAAGGCGATCGCAAAGAAGGTTCACTTGTTGGAATCTCGGTGATTGACGCTTTCCGATAA
- the rnc gene encoding ribonuclease III, translated as MTLQEKLGYEFKDPDLLARALTHKSFHNENSTVSKGDNERLEFLGDAVLDLVLSDLLMKRFPDLTEGDLSKIRASLVNEAVLAELALEFGLDGQLRLGRGEILTGGASKPRILASSIEALIGCFYLDAGFTDCQLWVERLFEPRLLALDLTRHFATDYKTRLQEFSQEKHKAVPLYVVIKEEGPDHEKTFFVEVKIGDQLLGSGQGKSKKLAEQESARRALEGLT; from the coding sequence ATGACCTTGCAAGAAAAGTTGGGCTATGAATTTAAGGATCCAGATCTTTTGGCTAGAGCTCTGACCCATAAGAGCTTCCACAATGAAAATTCCACGGTTTCAAAAGGCGATAACGAGAGGCTTGAGTTTCTGGGTGATGCTGTGCTCGACCTTGTTCTCAGCGATTTGCTCATGAAACGATTTCCGGATTTAACTGAAGGAGATCTGTCAAAGATTCGCGCGAGTCTTGTCAATGAAGCCGTATTGGCTGAGCTGGCCTTAGAGTTTGGCTTGGATGGACAGCTTCGTTTGGGCCGTGGAGAGATATTGACCGGAGGAGCTTCTAAGCCTCGGATATTGGCCTCTTCTATCGAAGCCTTGATTGGATGTTTTTATCTTGATGCGGGCTTTACTGATTGCCAACTTTGGGTGGAGAGGCTTTTTGAACCCCGATTGCTTGCTTTAGATCTCACTCGTCATTTTGCCACGGACTATAAGACACGCCTACAGGAATTTTCTCAGGAGAAACACAAGGCAGTTCCCCTGTATGTCGTTATTAAGGAAGAAGGCCCTGACCACGAAAAGACTTTTTTTGTGGAAGTCAAAATAGGCGATCAATTGCTTGGCTCGGGCCAAGGGAAGAGCAAGAAACTCGCTGAGCAGGAGTCGGCTCGGCGCGCTCTGGAAGGACTTACATGA
- the era gene encoding GTPase Era — MSYKAGFVGLIGLPNAGKSTLANTLIGEKVSIVTAKPQTTRQRVLGIRTDESSQILFVDAPGVIKSTSGLNGFLGAEYQSVMADSDVLIAVLNIDFPRIEDLIAIAETCSTQGKPWMVVITKSDFEKPQRAAILRERLQKFSVPTVAVSALHQKEAARELVLPLVKDLLPLSPAPLFDPEIYTSQTLREMVSEIVREKAFELLHQEIPYGLAVQILKFDEDTGPVIKIYANILVNKEGHKAIVVGAGGLQLKQIGQTARREIEVLTERQVYLDLHVVVKKNWAKNSMMLEELGYVVARK; from the coding sequence ATGAGCTATAAGGCAGGATTTGTTGGGCTAATAGGGCTCCCAAATGCAGGGAAGAGTACCTTGGCAAACACTCTCATAGGAGAGAAGGTATCTATAGTTACGGCGAAACCTCAAACCACGCGGCAGCGCGTGCTGGGGATTCGCACAGATGAATCGAGTCAGATTCTTTTTGTGGATGCTCCAGGAGTCATAAAATCAACGTCTGGATTGAATGGTTTCCTGGGCGCAGAATACCAGTCCGTGATGGCCGACAGCGATGTCTTGATCGCCGTCTTGAACATTGACTTTCCACGAATAGAAGATCTCATTGCTATTGCAGAAACTTGTAGCACCCAGGGAAAACCTTGGATGGTGGTCATAACCAAGTCCGATTTTGAAAAACCACAGAGGGCTGCGATATTACGTGAAAGGTTACAGAAATTCTCGGTACCAACAGTGGCCGTTTCTGCACTTCATCAGAAGGAAGCAGCCCGGGAGTTGGTTCTACCTCTGGTCAAGGACTTGTTGCCTCTTTCGCCAGCTCCACTTTTTGATCCCGAGATCTATACCAGCCAAACTCTGAGGGAAATGGTGAGCGAAATTGTTCGGGAAAAGGCGTTTGAGCTCCTTCACCAAGAGATTCCGTATGGGCTTGCCGTGCAAATATTGAAATTTGATGAAGACACAGGTCCAGTCATTAAAATATATGCAAATATTTTGGTCAACAAGGAAGGTCACAAGGCCATTGTGGTCGGTGCGGGGGGGTTACAGCTCAAACAAATCGGACAAACGGCCCGCCGAGAAATTGAGGTTCTGACAGAACGACAAGTTTATCTTGATCTTCATGTGGTTGTAAAAAAGAACTGGGCAAAAAACTCGATGATGTTAGAGGAATTAGGCTATGTGGTCGCAAGAAAGTAA
- the der gene encoding ribosome biogenesis GTPase Der gives MWSQESKSIGNRVAIIGRPNVGKSTLFNVLTRSRKAVVKNEPGVTRDAQIELTEWWGSCFEVMDTGGITDEKEGFSPLIRELVLSVLETATMVIVVMDGRAGLVPEDRDIIRVAKESGKPFLIVVNKIDSLLNYELETAEFFEFGMDVIPASFEKRDNIDCIVEWIRARMSEAEKDPREGVRLSLVGKPNVGKSSLANRLLGQKRMLVSEIAGTTVDAIEEQIEFRGQKYILVDTAGLRRSARRQDGIEYLSAVKSHDSIHRSDIVLLLVDGTMGPTDQDTKVLEYALERHKPVILVANKSDLGQNEIPEYRKKFREQVARQFHFFQDIPIEFVSAKTGAGLDHLFEKIEDIWKKVNTVIPTSKLNKFFFTVIRQLPAPVWGSQNVKIYYLVRTKQVPPSFIAFANYPQGVTRPYRRFLAKRIQQEWELEGIPIRIFVMQSRRSKSRQNREDRRQPEYEMDESVATAEAEHWLAEAESKVEAWGEPVFQYALDEGSANERSIEI, from the coding sequence ATGTGGTCGCAAGAAAGTAAATCAATTGGAAATCGCGTTGCCATCATTGGCCGTCCGAACGTAGGAAAGTCTACCCTTTTTAACGTTTTGACCCGTTCTCGAAAAGCTGTGGTTAAAAATGAACCGGGCGTTACCCGTGATGCACAAATCGAACTGACGGAATGGTGGGGATCTTGTTTTGAAGTAATGGATACAGGAGGAATCACTGACGAAAAAGAAGGCTTTTCTCCTTTGATTCGTGAGTTGGTTCTATCCGTTCTCGAAACGGCAACCATGGTTATCGTGGTGATGGACGGACGGGCAGGATTGGTTCCTGAGGATCGCGACATTATTCGTGTCGCGAAAGAGTCGGGTAAGCCTTTTTTGATTGTCGTAAATAAAATCGATAGTCTCCTCAACTATGAGTTAGAGACGGCAGAGTTTTTTGAGTTCGGAATGGACGTGATACCTGCCTCGTTTGAGAAACGTGACAACATTGATTGTATTGTTGAATGGATTCGCGCTCGAATGAGTGAGGCGGAGAAAGACCCACGCGAGGGCGTGAGGTTGTCCCTGGTAGGAAAACCCAATGTGGGAAAAAGTTCTTTGGCAAATAGGCTGCTGGGGCAAAAGCGCATGCTTGTTTCAGAAATTGCTGGCACAACAGTCGATGCAATAGAAGAGCAGATTGAATTTAGGGGTCAGAAATATATTTTGGTCGATACAGCGGGTCTTCGTCGGTCGGCTCGGCGCCAGGATGGAATAGAGTATTTGTCGGCGGTGAAATCTCATGACAGCATTCATCGTTCGGATATTGTTTTGTTATTGGTTGACGGAACAATGGGGCCCACAGATCAGGACACGAAAGTTCTGGAGTACGCCCTGGAACGGCACAAGCCGGTCATTCTTGTGGCCAATAAATCGGATTTGGGACAGAATGAGATTCCTGAGTACCGAAAGAAATTTCGTGAACAGGTCGCGAGACAATTTCATTTTTTTCAAGACATTCCGATTGAATTTGTGAGCGCAAAGACGGGAGCGGGTCTTGATCACTTATTTGAAAAAATTGAAGACATATGGAAGAAAGTCAATACAGTCATTCCCACCTCTAAACTCAATAAATTTTTCTTTACCGTGATTCGCCAATTGCCAGCTCCAGTTTGGGGATCTCAAAATGTTAAGATTTATTATCTCGTCAGAACAAAACAAGTGCCACCGAGCTTTATTGCTTTTGCGAACTATCCCCAAGGAGTGACCCGCCCCTACCGACGTTTTCTTGCGAAGCGCATTCAACAGGAGTGGGAGCTTGAGGGCATTCCAATCCGGATTTTTGTGATGCAAAGTCGTCGTTCAAAATCCCGACAAAATCGTGAAGACAGAAGACAGCCGGAATATGAGATGGATGAATCAGTAGCAACAGCCGAAGCGGAACATTGGCTTGCAGAAGCAGAGTCCAAAGTGGAAGCATGGGGAGAGCCGGTTTTCCAGTATGCCTTAGATGAAGGATCGGCTAATGAGCGAAGCATCGAAATCTAG
- a CDS encoding sodium-dependent transporter, which produces MSEASKSSRRDLWGTRLGFYFAAIGAAFGLGNVWRFPYVVAENGGGAFVLLYMCFLFLVGLPLLVGELMLGKATRRSVVAALSRLKHPMREEASVSKSTKNSGDTSLSGSFWAYLMPHVGRASVMVGLIVLAYFAVISGWVLFFVGHSFQGLFLDQNASANQAVDQLMKNGWLQVILTFSHLLFVSLVVAKDVEQGIERWVGLMMPVFGVLMVALAFKTLSLPTSTDAIRFLFYPDFSKLNYSSVSQALGHVFFTLSIGFGSMVTFGSYLRDKVVISRAGFRVTAIDSVISLGAGLLIFPIFLTSSSGGSGPELLFRTVPVLFRDISGGRWFGAGFFLCLYLAALGASIGLLETVVSNLADSQKVRREKGAWWAGSICLFFAVLPSLSTSVFQNIRIGKLNLLEICDSLLINWILPVVALLVSQGILYGLSNQVKKAEFFGEDAGEMDSAKERLYSHWVFALKWITPTVVLAALVLQVIGLFNS; this is translated from the coding sequence ATGAGCGAAGCATCGAAATCTAGTCGACGAGACCTCTGGGGAACGCGACTGGGGTTTTATTTTGCGGCGATAGGTGCAGCGTTTGGGTTGGGCAATGTGTGGCGTTTTCCTTACGTCGTGGCAGAGAACGGAGGAGGGGCCTTCGTCCTTCTTTACATGTGTTTTTTGTTTCTTGTTGGACTTCCTTTGTTGGTAGGTGAGTTGATGTTGGGCAAGGCCACTCGCCGTAGCGTTGTGGCTGCACTGTCTCGGTTGAAGCACCCAATGAGGGAAGAGGCCAGCGTAAGCAAATCCACTAAAAATTCTGGAGACACTTCGTTGTCGGGTTCTTTTTGGGCGTATCTGATGCCCCATGTGGGGCGGGCCAGTGTGATGGTAGGGCTTATTGTCTTGGCCTATTTCGCAGTTATTTCAGGTTGGGTTCTCTTTTTTGTTGGTCATTCTTTTCAGGGTCTATTTTTGGATCAGAACGCTTCTGCGAATCAAGCGGTAGATCAGTTGATGAAGAATGGATGGTTGCAGGTCATTTTGACGTTCAGCCATCTTTTATTTGTGAGCTTGGTTGTGGCCAAGGATGTGGAGCAGGGGATAGAGCGATGGGTTGGCCTGATGATGCCAGTTTTCGGAGTTCTTATGGTGGCGTTGGCATTCAAGACCCTCAGTTTGCCAACGTCGACAGATGCTATAAGATTTTTGTTTTACCCTGACTTTTCAAAACTCAACTATTCTTCAGTTAGCCAAGCCTTAGGTCACGTTTTTTTTACCTTGAGTATTGGATTTGGTTCAATGGTGACTTTTGGCAGTTATTTGAGGGATAAAGTTGTAATCTCTCGGGCAGGCTTTAGGGTTACGGCAATAGATTCAGTGATCTCCCTCGGTGCAGGATTGTTGATTTTTCCTATTTTTCTGACCTCTTCTTCCGGAGGCTCCGGACCAGAACTTTTATTTCGAACTGTTCCGGTATTGTTCCGAGATATTTCGGGAGGCCGCTGGTTTGGAGCAGGATTTTTTCTTTGTCTTTATTTAGCGGCACTTGGAGCAAGTATTGGTCTTCTGGAAACAGTGGTTTCCAATCTTGCAGATTCTCAGAAGGTCCGACGCGAAAAGGGGGCTTGGTGGGCCGGCTCCATCTGCTTGTTTTTTGCTGTTTTGCCTTCGCTTTCCACCAGTGTTTTTCAGAATATTCGGATTGGAAAGTTAAATCTTCTAGAGATTTGCGATTCATTGCTGATCAATTGGATTCTCCCCGTGGTGGCTCTTTTGGTGAGCCAAGGCATTTTGTATGGCTTGTCTAATCAAGTGAAAAAAGCGGAATTTTTCGGTGAGGATGCGGGAGAAATGGATTCGGCAAAAGAACGCCTCTACAGTCACTGGGTTTTTGCTTTGAAATGGATCACCCCTACGGTAGTTCTGGCAGCCTTGGTTTTGCAAGTTATCGGATTATTTAATAGTTAA
- a CDS encoding DUF1328 domain-containing protein, whose translation MSFFILALVAYVLGAYGLAGISVEIGKIFLLVFLALGVISFLIFLITGNKTKGLP comes from the coding sequence ATGTCCTTTTTTATTCTTGCACTCGTTGCTTATGTGTTAGGTGCTTATGGCTTAGCCGGAATATCAGTTGAAATTGGAAAAATTTTCTTATTGGTCTTCCTTGCTCTCGGCGTAATTTCATTCTTAATTTTTCTGATAACCGGAAATAAAACTAAAGGCTTACCTTAG